A region of the bacterium genome:
ATCTCGACACGAGGCGTGTCGACAGGCCTGCCCCGCTGGATCCGCGCGCACGCGCGGATCTCACTCCTGCTGGGTAGCGCGGGAGAGGTCGCGCAAGCCGAGGTGCTCGCGCGCCGCGAACCAGAATCCCGGGATGAGGATCGCCGCGAAGATGCCGGCGTGGATCAGCAGCGCCAGCGAGAGCGCCGTGCCCTGCGGGACGCCGTAGACGCCGAGGGCGACCACGTGCGCGTACTGGAAGGGGCCGACGAATCCGGGCGTGGGGATCACCACGCCCACCGCCTGCATGACCAGCAGGAAGAACGGCGCGTATCCTGGCAGGTCCAGGCCGATCGCGTGCATCATCAGCGCGTTGGAGAGCCCGCCCACGCCCCAGATCACGAGCGAGTAGGCGGCAGTCGCCACGAGCGAGCGCCAGGAGCGCAGGACGCCGAGGCCCTCGCAGAAGCGCTCGACCAGGCCCACCCCGCGCGCCAGGAGCGGGCGGCCCTGGACGATCGGGTGGCGCGCGAGGAAGGCGGCGAGGGCCTCGCGGTGGTGGCCGAGCAGGTAGAGCGCCACGAGGACCACGGCATACGCCGCCGGCAGCAGCAACGCCGCCCAGCGGACGCGGGCCATGAGCACGGGGTCGCCGACCTTCACCAGGAACGGTACGGGCGCGAGAAAGCAGATCACCGCGAGGCCGTCGAAGAGGCGCTCGACCACCACGGTGGCGAACGCCGCGCTTGCGCTGATCTGTCCCCCGCGGCCGAGCAGCCAGACGCGCACGACCTCGCCGGCGCGTCCGGGGAAGAGGAAGTTCACCATGAAGCCGATCGAGAGCGGCGGCAGCAGCCGGCGCGCCGGGATGGGGGCCAGCGGGCGCACGAGGGCCCGCCAGCGC
Encoded here:
- a CDS encoding lysylphosphatidylglycerol synthase transmembrane domain-containing protein, with product RWRALVRPLAPIPARRLLPPLSIGFMVNFLFPGRAGEVVRVWLLGRGGQISASAAFATVVVERLFDGLAVICFLAPVPFLVKVGDPVLMARVRWAALLLPAAYAVVLVALYLLGHHREALAAFLARHPIVQGRPLLARGVGLVERFCEGLGVLRSWRSLVATAAYSLVIWGVGGLSNALMMHAIGLDLPGYAPFFLLVMQAVGVVIPTPGFVGPFQYAHVVALGVYGVPQGTALSLALLIHAGIFAAILIPGFWFAAREHLGLRDLSRATQQE